One Fusobacterium nucleatum genomic window carries:
- a CDS encoding YopX family protein: protein MREIKFRALDKLNKEMFNVESINFQERKVYRDIVSYRKFNDIELMEYTGLKDKNNKEIYEGDIVKLRANHGIGIIIYSDEWGAFVVEYIKPRPLVVLGMNYYKEDIEILGNIYENPELIKE from the coding sequence ATGAGGGAGATTAAATTTAGAGCTTTGGATAAATTGAATAAAGAGATGTTTAATGTTGAATCTATAAACTTTCAAGAAAGAAAAGTTTATAGAGATATTGTTTCATATCGTAAATTTAACGATATTGAACTTATGGAATACACAGGATTAAAAGATAAAAATAATAAAGAAATTTATGAGGGTGATATTGTAAAACTTAGAGCTAATCACGGAATTGGAATAATTATATATTCTGATGAATGGGGAGCTTTTGTTGTTGAATATATTAAGCCTAGACCATTAGTAGTATTAGGAATGAATTACTATAAAGAAGATATAGAAATATTAGGGAATATTTATGAAAACCCAGAATTGATAAAGGAGTGA
- a CDS encoding sigma-70 family RNA polymerase sigma factor, which produces MTKKEVKQIVKEVLAEDKKNNKEFDSYSKVELMLKHYNNFKKRIENLRNELDFVVIKKQVSYDVVLAHRYDNLSDLEKVELKKEEIKQNILKYEKVIELIETGLKGIKEDKYYELIPLKYFECYSVEEVAEKLGIDRATYFRNRSRLITELSELIFPDEILKKIL; this is translated from the coding sequence GTGACTAAAAAAGAAGTTAAACAAATAGTTAAAGAAGTTCTAGCTGAAGATAAAAAAAATAATAAAGAATTTGATTCATATTCTAAAGTTGAACTAATGCTAAAACACTATAATAACTTTAAAAAGAGAATTGAAAATCTAAGAAATGAATTAGATTTTGTAGTTATAAAAAAGCAAGTAAGTTATGATGTAGTATTAGCACATAGATATGATAATTTAAGTGATTTAGAAAAGGTAGAACTGAAAAAAGAAGAAATAAAACAAAATATCCTGAAATATGAAAAGGTCATAGAACTAATTGAAACAGGTCTTAAAGGCATAAAAGAAGATAAGTATTATGAACTAATTCCATTAAAATATTTTGAATGTTATTCAGTTGAGGAAGTTGCAGAAAAGTTAGGAATAGATAGAGCTACATATTTCAGAAATAGAAGTAGGTTAATAACAGAATTATCAGAGTTAATATTTCCTGATGAAATTTTAAAGAAAATTTTATAA
- a CDS encoding endonuclease — MLMKICGKCGKRIGINEVCSCTKQRHKVYDREYRNKDNAEFYHSKAWKSMTALCKLKANGLDLYELVINNNIVKGTLSHHIDELEEARDKALDINNLIWISDKTHSYIHSEYNKNLESKNKMKEVLFNIIKNYYK, encoded by the coding sequence ATGTTAATGAAAATATGTGGTAAGTGTGGAAAGAGAATAGGAATAAATGAAGTATGCAGCTGTACAAAGCAAAGGCATAAGGTATATGATAGAGAGTACAGGAATAAAGACAATGCAGAGTTTTATCATAGTAAGGCTTGGAAGAGTATGACTGCACTATGTAAGTTAAAAGCAAATGGTTTAGATCTATATGAACTGGTTATAAATAATAATATAGTTAAAGGTACTCTCTCACATCATATAGATGAGTTAGAAGAGGCAAGAGATAAAGCCTTAGATATTAATAACCTAATATGGATAAGTGATAAAACACATAGCTATATCCATTCAGAGTATAATAAAAATTTAGAAAGTAAAAATAAAATGAAAGAAGTTTTATTTAATATAATTAAAAATTATTACAAGTAG
- a CDS encoding phage terminase small subunit P27 family, translating into MAGRSRKIIDISSGKIGKEKIKARREQEKKLKIDRDNLIAPGWLSKAAKEEFERIVFEAGKVNILDNLDLGILAIYCNSYDSYVNVSKKLQKEGPVCYKETTNGEIEIINPLVNVQEKYVKQIMQCSTKLGLATTDRLKLVVPIREEPAENKFITLLKTRKQG; encoded by the coding sequence ATGGCAGGAAGAAGTAGAAAAATTATTGATATAAGTTCAGGAAAAATAGGAAAAGAAAAAATAAAAGCTAGGCGAGAACAAGAGAAAAAATTGAAAATAGATAGAGATAATTTAATTGCTCCTGGTTGGTTATCAAAAGCTGCAAAAGAAGAATTTGAAAGAATTGTTTTTGAAGCAGGAAAAGTAAATATTTTAGATAACTTAGATTTAGGGATATTAGCCATCTACTGTAACTCTTATGATAGTTATGTAAATGTTAGCAAGAAGTTACAAAAAGAAGGTCCTGTTTGTTATAAAGAAACTACCAATGGAGAAATTGAAATTATAAACCCTCTAGTAAATGTTCAGGAAAAATATGTAAAACAAATAATGCAATGCTCAACAAAATTAGGATTAGCTACAACAGATAGATTAAAATTAGTTGTACCAATTAGAGAAGAACCTGCTGAAAATAAATTTATAACTTTGTTAAAAACAAGAAAGCAAGGCTAA